One genomic region from Colletotrichum lupini chromosome 7, complete sequence encodes:
- a CDS encoding MBOAT family protein: MAAILKFLRSIYDLDNLDTRFASSSSVPYKTIVEARTDPAQSKEPPNKVQSRSQPSKWGTPEYLLYIFLLSFIVPYMFWIAYDVSRPSDPRYHNYERFLRDGWILGRKIDVSDSQYHTFRENLPFMALLLAFHPLLRKLWNTVFPIPSDLHKKSVSEQGDARLEQRASFDYRFALVFLVALHGFSALKVLAILHINYQLATRLPRRYVPAATWTFNICMLFANELCEGYRFAAIARHITPPPATKNLLDEDPFLVRWGTWMDRHGGLMSRWEILFNITVLRLISFNLDYYFSLDQRNGSPLEVRSKLCHTNPLDITDVPKKKQLDPSNLSERDRLAISAAPKDYSFRNYVAYAIYAPLYLVGPIMCYNDFISQLRHRPASIETPRTIRYAVRFLLGLLAMEVVLHYDYVCAISHAGPDWSTYTPAQLSLLSFFNLHIIWLKLLLPWRLFRLWALIDGVDAPENMLRCVSNNWSPKSFWKAWHRSYNRWLIRYIYIPLGGANFRSWATTVRSIATYLLVFTFVALWHDIRLRLLIWGWLIVLFLLPEVLAQLLFPARKWEGRPDTYRRICAVGAVANVLMMMIANLVGFAVGLDGLQSILSGILHDWSGALFFMSAFASLYMGVQVMFEIREAEMRRGISLKC; encoded by the exons ATGGCTGCCATCCTCAAGTTCTTGAGGAGCATCTACGACCTCGATAACCTCGACACCCGCTTCGCGAGCTCCTCTTCCGTTCCCTACAAGACCATCGTCGAGGCCCGAACCGATCCCGCGCAGAGCAAGGAGCCGCCCAACAAGGTCCAAAGCCGCTCCCAACCGTCGAAATGGGGGACACCGGAATACCTCCTCTACATCTTTCTGCTTTCATTCATCGTGCCATACATGTTTTGGATCGCGTATGATGTATCAAGGC CTTCCGACCCTCGATACCACAACTACGAACGCTTCCTCCGTGATGGCTGGATATTGGGTCGCAAGATC GACGTATCCGATTCACAATACCACACGTTCCGCGAGAACCTCCCGTTCATGGCCCTCCTCCTGGCCTTCCACCCCCTCCTCCGCAAGCTCTGGAACACAGTCTTTCCGATCCCCTCGGACCTGCACAAAAAGTCTGTCTCCGAACAGGGCGACGCCCGCCTCGAGCAGCGCGCCTCCTTCGACTACCGCTTCGCCctcgtcttcctcgtcgcCCTGCACGGCTTCTCCGCCCTCAAGGTGCTCGCGATCCTCCACATCAACTACCAGCTGGCGACCCGGCTCCCGCGCCGCTACGTCCCCGCCGCGACGTGGACGTTCAACATCTGCATGCTTTTTGCGAACGAGCTCTGCGAGGGGTACCGCTTCGCCGCCATTGCGCGACACATCACCCCGCCGCCCGCGACGAAGAACTTGCTCGATGAAGACCCCTTTCTCGTGAGGTGGGGTACATGGATGGACCGTCATGGCGGCCTCATGAGCCGCTGGGAGATTCTCTTCAACATCACCGTCCTACGGCTCATCAGCTTCAACTTGGACTACTACTTCAGCCTCGATCAACGCAACGGAAGTCCCCTAGAGGTAAGATCAAAGCTCTGTCATACCAACCCCCTCGACATCACTGACGTCCCCAAGAAGAAGCAACTCGACCCCTCCAACCTCTCCGAACGAGACCGCCTCGCCATCTCCGCCGCGCCCAAGGACTACTCCTTCCGCAACTACGTCGCCTACGCAATCTACGCGCCCCTCTACCTCGTCGGCCCCATCATGTGCTACAACGACTTCATCTCCCAGCTCCGCCACCGCCCGGCCTCGATCGAGACCCCGCGCACGATCCGCTACGCCGTCCGCTTCCTCCTCGGCCTCCTCGCCATGGAAGTTGTCCTGCACTACGACTACGTCTGCGCAATCTCCCACGCCGGGCCCGACTGGTCCACCTACACGCCCGCCCAGCTCTCCCTCCTCTCCTTCTTCAACCTCCACATCATCTGGCTCAAGCTCCTCCTGCCCTGGCGCCTCTTCCGCCTCTGGGCCCTCATCGACGGCGTCGACGCCCCCGAGAACATGCTCCGCTGCGTCTCCAACAACTGGTCCCCGAAATCCTTTTGGAAGGCCTGGCACCGCTCCTACAACCGCTGGCTCATCCGGTACATTTACATCCCCCTCGGCGGCGCAAACTTCCGCTCCTGGGCCACCACCGTCCGCTCCATCGCCACGTACCTGCTGGTCTTTACGTTCGTCGCCCTCTGGCACGATATCCGTCTGCGCCTGCTCATCTGGGGCTGGCTCATTGTGCTCTTCCTGCTCCCCGAGGTCCTCGCGCAGCTCCTGTTCCCCGCGCGCAAGTGGGAGGGCAGACCGGATACGTACCGGCGGATCTGCGCCGTGGGAGCTGTTGCGAATGTGCTCATGATGATGATCGCCAACCTTGTCGGTTTCGCTGTCGGACTCGACGGCTTGCAGAGCATTCTCTCTGGTATTCTGCACGACTGGTCAG GTGCGCTGTTCTTTATGAGTGCGTTTGCCTCTTTGTACATGGGTGTCCAGGTCATGTTTGAAATCAGAGAGGCCGAGATGCGAAGAGGCATTTCACTAAAGTGTTGA
- a CDS encoding asparagine synthase — MCGITAAITLQRSDSASRNGDINGTNGVKSKADKISEHSTLRQQFQQSLEAIAHRGPDASGVWISDDATVGLGHCRLAINDLSPDGEQPLHSDDGKIHAVVNGEIYDHDAIRERCIKEHNYRFKGHCDSEVLVALYKIYGAPGFFKHLRGEFSFVIYDENKDRVIVARDRFGIKPMFWTVQDQGNGASKRMLLASEMKGFRAFGWEPEWNVYGLLSGSSMQADCTVFKDVRKLEPGNWMEIRDGEIKHRQYWDPEFKDKREVETRSAEEMIEGVRERLIEAVKLRLRADVPVGIYLSGGIDSSVIAGIVTKLVKEQGIELGNQDATKRIKCFTIQFPESSGFNEADIAERSADFLGVQILKKDMNETELADNFADAVFHTEHHNFDLNSVGKFCLSSLPQQHGVPVVLTGEGADEHFAGYPFVLPAFLMEPDLAWPQSDMTDGVRIPMYQEMTDDLKAMFDRIGMFEDESSSGGAAPTSNSMRLEPEWNAFSPWVRETYKMPGSAESTLAPEVLEKMIEKWHSLHTSLYVYTKGPLANMILTCLGDRTEMAHSIEARPPFLDHHLVEYVNNLPPSVKVAYQEAAGAAAGSGTTGTGASLWWKDLSPARQKLSEKWILKEAGKPFITQELYERRKHPYSAPVKWPRGGPVYKMIAGLITQENIENLGFMEWDNAKRWLEEGFGEDASPRAFRKLICTASWVVLSQRFEVKKAAVEQWSASV, encoded by the exons ATGTGCGGAATTACGGCGGCTATCACGCTCCAGCGGAGCGATTCCGCCAGCAGGAACGGTGACATCAATGGAACGAACGGAGTCAAGAGCAAAGCAGATAAAATTTCGGAGCACAGCACCCTGCGTCAACAGTTTCAACAGAGTCTTGAGGCCATCGCTCACCGCGGCCCGGATGCCTCTGGTGTCTGGATCAGTGATGATGCTACAGTCG GTCTTGGCCACTGCCGCTTAGCAATCAACGACCTCTCTCCGGACGGAGAGCAGCCATTACACAGTGACGATGGCAAGATCCACGCCGTGGTGAACGGAGAAATCTACGACCACGATGCCATCAGAGAGAGATGTATCAAAGAGCACAACTACCGCTTCAAGGGCCACTGCGACAGCGAGGTCCTGGTCGCCCTGTACAAGATCTACGGCGCCCCCGGCTTCTTCAAGCACCTCCGCGGCGAGTTCTCCTTTGTCATCTACGACGAGAACAAGGACCGGGTCATCGTGGCCAGGGACCGTTTCGGTATCAAGCCGATGTTTTGGACTGTACAGGACCAGGGCAACGGTGCGAGTAAGCGGATGCTCTTAGCCTCGGAGATGAAGGGATTCCGAGCCTTTGGCTGGGAACCGGAGTGGAATGTCTACGGGTTGCTCAGTGGATCTTCCATGCAAGCCGACTGCACCGTGTTCAAGGACGTTCGCAAGCTGGAGCCCGGAAATTGGATGGAGATTAGAGATGGCGAGATCAAGCATCGCCAGTACTGGGATCCCGAGTTTAAGGACAAG CGTGAGGTGGAGACACGAAGCGCGGAGGAGATGATTGAGGGTGTAAGGGAGCGTCTGATAGAGGCGGTGAAGCTTCGACTGCGCGCCGATGTTCCCGTGGGAATCTACCTGTCTGGAG GTATCGATTCATCAGTCATTGCAGGAATTGTGACGAAGCTGGTAAAGGAGCAGGGCATTGAGCTGGGCAATCAAGACGCAACGAAGCGCATTAAGTGTTTCACGATCCAGTTCCCAGAGTCATCGGGCTTCAACGAAGCTG ATATTGCTGAGCGCTCAGCCGACTTCCTAGGCGTGCAGATCCTCAAGAAGGATATGAACGAGACAGAGCTCGCCGACAACTTTGCCGACGCAGTCTTCCACACTGAGCACCACAACTTTGACCTGAACAGTGTAGGAAAGTTCTGCTTGTCATCACTACCTCAGCAGCACGGCGTGCCCGTCGTTCTTACCGGCGAGGGCGCCGACGAGCACTTTGCAGGCTACCCTTTCGTGCTGCCAGCCTTTCTCATGGAACCCGACCTCGCGTGGCCCCAGTCCGACATGACGGACGGCGTCCGCATCCCCATGTATCAGGAGATGACGGACGACCTCAAGGCCATGTTTGACCGGATCGGCATGTTCGAGGATGAATCCTCCTCGGGCGGCGCCGCCCCGACGAGCAACTCGATGCGTCTCGAGCCCGAATGGAACGCCTTCTCGCCGTGGGTGCGGGAGACGTACAAGATGCCCGGCTCGGCCGAGTCGACGCTCGCGCCAGAAGTCCTCGAGAAGATGATTGAGAAGTGGCACTCGCTGCACACGAGCCTCTACGTCTACACCAAGGGCCCGCTCGCCAACATGATCCTCACGTGCCTGGGTGACCGCACGGAGATGGCGCACAGCATCGAGGCTCGCCCTCCCTTCTTGGACCACCACCTCGTCGAGTACGTTAACAACCTGCCGCCGAGCGTCAAGGTCGCATATCAAGAAGCTGCCGGGGCAGCCGCCGGGAGTGGAACGACCGGCACCGGAGCTAGTCTGTGGTGGAAGGACCTCAGCCCGGCACGTCAGAAACTGAGCGAGAAGTGGATTCTCAAGGAGGCCGGGAAGCCGTTTATTACACAGGAGCTCTACGAGCGGAGGAAGCACCCGTACTCGGCGCCGGTCAAGTGGCCGCGCGGCGGGCCCGTGTATAAGATGATTGCGGGGCTGATTACGCAGGAGAATATTGAGAATCTGGGCTTCATGGAGTGGGATAACGCAAAGAGGTGGCTTGAGGAGGGCTTTGGCGAGGATGCGAGCCCCAGAGCATTCCGAAAGCTGATCTGTACCGCCTCCTGGGTTGTTCTTAGTCAACGGTTTGAGGTGAAGAAGGCGGCCGTGGAACAGTGGTCAGCGAGTGTGTGA